A stretch of DNA from Paenibacillus albus:
CACGCGGACAGAGGAGTTCAATACGCCGGATTTCATTACGATTCCCGGCATGGAACGCGGAGAGCTCAATCCGGTGAGAGACAAAGATCCCGGTTATCACCTCGGCGCGCTAGATGATCCGACAGTCGAGCCTGAGTTTGAGCGTTATGAGCATTTGCAGCAGTTCCCGGTGCCGATTCCATGGGTTGGCGACCATTCGCCTCAGCTGATGATTGATGAATTGCGCGCACACGGCAACCTCGTTATTTTCAACCATCCTGAGTGGCATCTAACTAGATTTGAAGACATGGTGAAATACGACAACTTCTTCGCGATTGAAATCTACAACCATGCAACCGAATGGTCTACTGCCAGCTCGTACGGTGCCGCTTACTGGGATCACGCGCTTCAAAATGGCAAACGAGTGTACGGAATCGCAGCAGACGATTCTCACGGTCATTATCCGAATTGGAAAATTCCAGAGTATGGCGGCGGTTGGGTACAGGTGCAAGCCGAGTCGCTCACGCATGAAGGCGTCATTCGCAGCTTGAAAGCCGGTGAATTCTACTCAAGCTCCGGTCCGGAAGTCTATGATCTCCGCGTAGAGGATGGCAAGCTCAAGATCGAATGCTCGCCGTGCAAATTCATTATGTTCAAGGCGTTCCCGCAGCGCGGTCCATTCCTCGGCCATTTCGATACGGCTGCTCCGATGACGGAAGCGTCTATGACGATTGAAGAAGACATGACCTATATTCGTGTGGAATGCATCGACTTTGAAGGCAATGTCGCATGGACGAATCCCATGTTCGTTGCCGACTTGCTCGGGGAATAGGAGGCGGTAAACGATGAAAACAATTATTTACCTCGACGGCAGTAAACGCAAGTATAAAGGTAATTTGCATACACACTCCACGCGCAGCGACGGCCAATATCCACAGGAAACCGTCATCGAAGCGTACAGATCACGCGGCTACAGCTTCATCTGTCTAAGCGATCATGAAATTTATTGGAAGTCTGACGCGTTCGATGATGAGCAGTTCATTATGCTGGACGGCTATGAAATGGCATGCGAGATGAGCTGGCGGGAGACCGGGCAGCAGTTCCATATCCACGGTCTTCTGGACCGCTCGCTCGGATCGGTTAATGAGTTCGAGCACGATGAAGAGCATGCGAAGCCTGATTTCACCAGCCTTGCAACGATCCAAGCATTGATTGATGAGATGAAGGAGAGAGGCAATCTCGTCATTATGAATCATCCGGTTTGGTCGCGAAATAAAGAAGAAGAGCTGCTTCAGCTCGACGGTTACTATGCGATAGAAATCTACAATCACCAGTCTGAGCTCGACGAAGCGGTCGGCTATGGCGTGCATCACTGGGATTACTTGCTTAAGCGCGGACGCAAAG
This window harbors:
- a CDS encoding CehA/McbA family metallohydrolase, whose amino-acid sequence is MKNMVLIDRSKATYKGNLHLHTTWSDGRLPAAKVVDAFKTKGYHFICMSDHDVYTRTEEFNTPDFITIPGMERGELNPVRDKDPGYHLGALDDPTVEPEFERYEHLQQFPVPIPWVGDHSPQLMIDELRAHGNLVIFNHPEWHLTRFEDMVKYDNFFAIEIYNHATEWSTASSYGAAYWDHALQNGKRVYGIAADDSHGHYPNWKIPEYGGGWVQVQAESLTHEGVIRSLKAGEFYSSSGPEVYDLRVEDGKLKIECSPCKFIMFKAFPQRGPFLGHFDTAAPMTEASMTIEEDMTYIRVECIDFEGNVAWTNPMFVADLLGE
- a CDS encoding CehA/McbA family metallohydrolase produces the protein MKTIIYLDGSKRKYKGNLHTHSTRSDGQYPQETVIEAYRSRGYSFICLSDHEIYWKSDAFDDEQFIMLDGYEMACEMSWRETGQQFHIHGLLDRSLGSVNEFEHDEEHAKPDFTSLATIQALIDEMKERGNLVIMNHPVWSRNKEEELLQLDGYYAIEIYNHQSELDEAVGYGVHHWDYLLKRGRKVFAVAADDAHGGSMDAPISEFFGGWISVEADELKQQSVIDAMKEGRYYSSNGPEIFDMRVEDGYLKIECSPVKFIKFITHPFNGRNVFNQDASPVTSAAFRVEGEESYIRVECVDFEGNVAWSNPIYPGEWKVITEK